In one window of Dokdonia sp. PRO95 DNA:
- a CDS encoding DUF6089 family protein, whose amino-acid sequence MKYLTILLIAIFWNIETQAQTYEIGGFIGGSNVVSDIGSTSYFSPNKPVFGAILKWNRSARHSFRFTALFTELEGNDEDSHEARRQSRGLSFTNNLQEISLGLEYTFWEFDMFKDRNANAPYLYTGLTAFSHENISNIDGVTASGNAFDVAIPIVLGYKVAVNSTMVIALEGGARYTFTDNIDGSDPAGEDALSIGNKNNNDWYVFTGLTVSFTFGRRPCYCGF is encoded by the coding sequence ATGAAGTACCTGACGATTTTATTGATCGCCATTTTTTGGAATATTGAAACACAAGCTCAGACTTATGAAATAGGAGGGTTTATTGGTGGATCTAATGTTGTAAGCGATATTGGCTCTACCAGCTACTTTTCTCCAAATAAGCCTGTTTTTGGTGCTATTTTGAAATGGAATCGAAGTGCTAGACATTCCTTTAGATTTACAGCCTTGTTTACAGAGCTAGAAGGAAATGACGAAGATAGTCATGAGGCAAGAAGACAAAGCAGAGGATTATCCTTTACTAATAATCTTCAAGAGATTTCATTGGGTCTAGAGTATACGTTTTGGGAATTTGACATGTTTAAAGATCGCAATGCCAATGCACCATATTTATATACTGGTCTCACGGCTTTTAGTCATGAAAACATATCAAATATAGACGGAGTAACGGCAAGTGGAAATGCGTTTGATGTAGCAATACCTATCGTACTTGGCTATAAAGTAGCTGTAAATAGTACAATGGTTATAGCCTTAGAAGGTGGTGCACGTTACACATTTACAGATAATATAGATGGCAGTGATCCTGCAGGAGAAGATGCTTTAAGTATAGGAAATAAAAATAATAATGATTGGTATGTATTTACGGGATTGACCGTGAGTTTTACCTTTGGCCGCAGACCTTGTTACTGCGGATTTTAA
- a CDS encoding isoprenyl transferase yields the protein MDVLAQINKEKLPQHIAIIMDGNGRWAKRQGLLRAVGHKKGSKAVREAVEAAAELGVPYLTLYAFSTENWNRPKAEVDTLMNLLVSSLKKEISTLQDNDVSLNTIGNTSSLPKKAQKELNEVIEKTKNNKRLKLTLALSYGSREELIKTVKEISDKVKNNLISPAEIDESCINEHLYTHDMPDVDLLIRTSGEQRISNFLLWQIAYAEFYFTEILWPDFRKEHLHDAIYNYQKRERRFGKTSEQIK from the coding sequence ATGGACGTACTAGCCCAGATTAATAAAGAAAAGTTACCCCAGCACATCGCCATTATTATGGATGGTAATGGACGATGGGCAAAAAGACAAGGCCTTCTTAGAGCTGTTGGTCACAAAAAGGGATCTAAGGCCGTAAGAGAGGCTGTGGAAGCCGCTGCCGAACTTGGTGTGCCTTATCTAACCTTATATGCTTTTTCTACAGAAAATTGGAATCGACCTAAAGCAGAGGTAGACACACTCATGAACCTCCTTGTGTCTTCATTAAAAAAAGAAATTTCAACCTTACAAGACAATGATGTTTCCTTAAACACTATTGGAAATACGAGCTCTTTGCCCAAAAAAGCACAAAAAGAACTCAATGAGGTTATAGAAAAAACAAAGAACAACAAAAGGCTTAAACTCACTCTTGCATTGAGTTACGGAAGTAGAGAAGAACTAATAAAAACTGTAAAAGAAATAAGCGATAAAGTTAAAAATAACCTAATTTCGCCAGCTGAAATAGATGAATCTTGTATAAATGAGCATCTTTACACCCATGACATGCCGGATGTAGATTTGTTAATACGCACAAGTGGAGAGCAACGAATTAGTAATTTTTTGTTGTGGCAGATAGCCTATGCTGAGTTTTATTTTACAGAAATACTGTGGCCAGATTTTAGAAAGGAACATTTACATGACGCTATTTACAATTATCAGAAAAGAGAACGAAGATTTGGAAAGACAAGTGAACAAATTAAATAG
- a CDS encoding POTRA domain-containing protein, which yields MTLFTIIRKENEDLERQVNKLNSASTFSKVTSQWMIFLALLSFTFAQAQRQLPLDPEVKYEIADITVSGVSTYNENTVIAFTGLRVGEEIFLPGQKITDVIKKLWSLELFSDINLYVTGINGNKVDLQLDIKEVPELNEVRFKGIKQKKGTSFIKDNGLNKGAKVTENLETTAKNYIENTYKKKGFLNSKVFINTVPTADSIGANKVNMTVNIDKGERVKIADINFTGREKLKRATLLGSMKNTKEKKIWRVWKRSKFIKADYEEDKIALIDKYKEKGYRDARVISDTIIKNNDKSITLEINVEEGNRYYIGDIDFIGNSVYTDEQLSRQLGLVKGDVYNGVLLKKRIQDDTDPDSDNIANLYQNTGYLFSNINAVETSVQNDTIDFEVRISEGKLAYFNKVTVKGNDKTKDKVIYRELRTKPGQRYSKDAVVRTIRELGQLGFFDAQQLTPNFDNFDAVGGTVDLEYNVVEQGASQIELQGGFGGGGFVGTLGLSFNNFSIQNIFNKDAYQPLPMGDGQKFSLRAQASQFFQTYSASLTDPWFGGKQPVQFSTSFSHTIQYLFTGINSGNASDRVDRDRKFLITGGSIGLSKRLSWPDGNFSLSHALSFQHFDLQNYNTGLFTFGNGSSENLAYTVGLSRREVFGGLIFPTGGSDISVTAKLTLPYSAWNGTDYKQLAADREIAVENQDSDEIGRIDQERFNWLEYYKVKFDGKWYTPLVGKFVLQTGIEFGWLGAYNQDRGVPPFERFFLGGDGLGGFSLDGREIVRLRGYPNQAVTPIDRGAALSSTNQANDGATIYNKFSLELRYPISFNPQATIYALTFAEAGSSYDNFRDYNPFQLSRSAGAGIRIFMPAFGLLGLDFGYGFDPIPGTVGANGWETHFIIGQQF from the coding sequence ATGACGCTATTTACAATTATCAGAAAAGAGAACGAAGATTTGGAAAGACAAGTGAACAAATTAAATAGTGCATCTACTTTTTCAAAAGTGACAAGCCAATGGATGATTTTTTTAGCCCTTTTGAGCTTCACTTTTGCTCAAGCGCAAAGACAATTACCGCTAGACCCAGAAGTTAAATATGAAATTGCAGATATCACAGTAAGTGGAGTTTCTACTTATAATGAGAATACCGTCATTGCATTTACAGGACTACGAGTAGGAGAAGAGATTTTTCTACCTGGACAGAAAATAACGGACGTCATTAAAAAGTTATGGTCACTCGAGCTTTTCTCAGACATTAACCTATATGTTACTGGTATAAACGGTAATAAAGTTGACTTACAACTTGACATAAAGGAAGTTCCAGAACTTAATGAAGTTAGATTCAAAGGAATCAAACAGAAAAAAGGTACCAGCTTTATCAAAGACAATGGTCTTAACAAAGGTGCAAAGGTTACAGAAAACCTAGAGACAACAGCAAAGAATTACATAGAGAATACCTACAAGAAGAAAGGATTTCTTAACTCTAAGGTATTTATTAATACTGTTCCTACTGCAGATAGTATAGGTGCAAACAAGGTCAACATGACCGTAAATATTGATAAAGGTGAACGAGTAAAAATTGCCGACATCAATTTTACAGGACGTGAAAAACTTAAAAGAGCTACCCTTCTAGGTTCTATGAAAAACACAAAGGAGAAAAAAATCTGGCGTGTGTGGAAGCGATCAAAATTTATTAAAGCAGACTATGAGGAAGATAAAATTGCACTTATAGATAAGTACAAAGAAAAAGGATACCGTGATGCACGTGTAATCTCTGATACTATTATTAAAAATAATGACAAGAGCATTACTTTAGAGATTAATGTAGAAGAGGGAAATAGATACTATATTGGTGATATCGATTTTATAGGAAACTCTGTATACACAGATGAGCAGTTAAGTCGCCAACTAGGGCTTGTTAAAGGTGACGTATATAATGGTGTCTTACTGAAAAAACGTATTCAAGATGATACAGACCCAGACTCAGACAACATTGCAAACCTTTACCAAAATACTGGTTACTTATTCTCAAATATAAATGCCGTAGAGACAAGTGTTCAAAACGACACTATTGATTTTGAGGTACGTATCTCTGAAGGAAAACTTGCTTATTTTAATAAAGTAACTGTAAAGGGTAACGACAAGACTAAGGATAAGGTTATTTATAGAGAACTACGCACTAAACCTGGACAACGATACAGTAAAGATGCAGTGGTTAGAACGATTAGGGAGCTTGGTCAATTAGGATTTTTTGATGCACAGCAACTTACGCCTAACTTTGATAATTTTGATGCTGTAGGAGGTACTGTAGACTTAGAATACAATGTTGTAGAACAAGGTGCCAGCCAGATAGAGCTTCAAGGAGGCTTTGGTGGTGGAGGTTTTGTAGGAACGCTAGGTCTTTCTTTCAATAACTTCTCTATCCAGAACATTTTTAATAAGGATGCATACCAACCTCTTCCTATGGGAGATGGTCAGAAATTCTCCTTAAGAGCGCAAGCTAGTCAGTTTTTCCAAACGTATAGTGCTTCACTTACAGACCCATGGTTTGGAGGAAAACAACCTGTACAATTTTCGACTTCTTTTTCACATACGATACAATATCTATTTACAGGTATAAATAGTGGGAATGCTAGTGATCGTGTAGACAGAGATAGAAAGTTTTTAATTACAGGTGGTTCTATTGGACTATCAAAACGTCTTTCATGGCCTGATGGAAACTTTAGCCTATCACACGCTTTAAGTTTCCAGCACTTTGACTTACAAAACTATAATACGGGTCTATTTACCTTTGGTAATGGATCATCAGAAAACTTAGCCTATACGGTTGGTTTAAGTAGAAGAGAAGTATTTGGCGGACTCATATTCCCTACCGGTGGATCAGACATAAGTGTAACGGCTAAACTTACACTTCCTTACTCTGCTTGGAATGGGACAGATTACAAACAGCTTGCTGCAGATCGCGAAATAGCTGTAGAGAATCAAGATAGTGATGAGATAGGTCGAATTGATCAAGAGCGTTTTAACTGGCTAGAATACTACAAGGTTAAATTTGATGGTAAATGGTATACGCCGCTAGTTGGCAAATTTGTCCTACAAACGGGAATTGAATTTGGATGGCTTGGAGCATACAATCAAGATAGAGGCGTGCCTCCATTTGAGCGTTTCTTCTTAGGAGGAGATGGTCTAGGTGGTTTCTCACTAGATGGTAGAGAGATTGTACGACTTAGAGGTTATCCTAACCAAGCGGTAACTCCTATTGACAGAGGAGCAGCGCTTTCTAGCACAAATCAAGCAAATGATGGTGCAACCATTTACAACAAATTCAGTTTAGAACTACGCTACCCAATTTCGTTTAATCCTCAAGCGACTATTTATGCATTAACTTTTGCAGAAGCTGGATCATCTTATGACAATTTTAGAGACTATAACCCGTTTCAATTGAGTAGATCTGCTGGAGCAGGAATTCGTATATTTATGCCAGCCTTTGGTTTATTAGGATTGGATTTTGGATATGGATTCGACCCAATTCCTGGTACTGTAGGAGCAAATGGATGGGAAACACACTTCATTATTGGTCAGCAGTTCTAA
- a CDS encoding OmpH family outer membrane protein: MKTPVFLLLIATMLLSTSSLEAQRASGVRIGYIDMDYILENVPEYQEASAQLDDKVSRWKGEIETKLEEVAAMKKQLDNERALLTKELIEERDEEITFERDLILEYQQKRFGPGGDLAIQRRQLVEPVQDQVFNAVQEISAAKKFDLVFDKSSDLMMLYTADRLNISDQVLRSITRAAKRNQINSKKDERDFDIDEAKTVEQDKASQERQRAIDAKTAEREAALEARNKDRETQKAERQAAFQERRRLLLEERQRKKDSIQAVRAAKTTTSSGRGTPSLGTDPANAKAAKEAAIAERKRKKDSIIAVRKARRDSILEARKKKTTPPAQNGNNGDGR, encoded by the coding sequence ATGAAGACACCAGTTTTTCTCTTACTAATCGCAACAATGTTGTTATCTACTTCTTCACTAGAAGCTCAAAGAGCTAGTGGTGTACGTATAGGATACATTGATATGGATTACATACTTGAAAATGTTCCCGAATATCAAGAAGCATCTGCACAGCTTGATGATAAGGTTAGTAGATGGAAAGGTGAGATTGAAACAAAACTGGAAGAAGTTGCTGCTATGAAAAAGCAACTAGATAATGAAAGAGCATTACTTACAAAAGAGCTTATAGAAGAACGTGATGAAGAAATCACTTTTGAAAGAGATTTAATATTAGAATACCAGCAAAAACGTTTTGGACCAGGTGGAGATTTAGCTATCCAGAGAAGACAACTTGTTGAGCCAGTACAAGACCAAGTATTCAATGCAGTACAAGAGATTTCTGCAGCAAAGAAGTTTGACCTTGTTTTTGATAAATCATCAGACTTAATGATGCTTTATACGGCAGACAGACTTAATATAAGTGACCAAGTATTAAGAAGCATCACTAGAGCTGCCAAACGTAATCAAATCAACAGCAAGAAAGACGAGAGAGATTTTGATATCGATGAGGCAAAGACGGTAGAGCAAGATAAAGCTAGTCAAGAAAGACAACGAGCAATAGACGCCAAGACTGCCGAACGTGAGGCTGCACTTGAAGCTCGCAATAAAGATAGAGAGACTCAAAAGGCAGAACGTCAAGCCGCTTTTCAAGAAAGAAGAAGATTATTACTTGAAGAACGCCAGCGCAAGAAAGATTCTATACAAGCTGTACGTGCAGCAAAAACCACAACATCTAGCGGAAGAGGCACACCGTCATTAGGAACAGACCCTGCAAATGCTAAAGCCGCCAAAGAAGCTGCCATTGCAGAGAGAAAAAGAAAAAAAGATTCTATTATTGCTGTAAGAAAAGCAAGGAGAGATTCAATTTTAGAAGCAAGGAAAAAGAAAACTACGCCTCCAGCTCAAAATGGCAATAACGGAGACGGTAGATAA
- a CDS encoding OmpH family outer membrane protein produces MKQFTKVLAAIALIVGMSSAMQAQSKVAHINSQSLVEAMPAYKNGMSELEKLQKSYDTEISAMGTELQKTYERYTREAETQTEEENGRRMQEVQETRSNIAKYQQTALQTLQKKEQELLKPVYEKARVTIQKVAREKGFDYVLDSTTGAAGVIMADGYDLMQDVKTSLGI; encoded by the coding sequence ATGAAACAGTTTACAAAAGTATTAGCAGCAATTGCACTTATCGTAGGAATGAGTAGCGCTATGCAAGCACAAAGCAAAGTTGCACACATTAACTCACAGTCTCTTGTAGAAGCTATGCCAGCATATAAGAATGGGATGTCTGAGCTAGAAAAGCTACAGAAATCATATGATACAGAAATATCTGCAATGGGTACAGAACTTCAAAAAACATACGAGCGTTATACTCGTGAGGCAGAAACTCAAACTGAAGAAGAGAATGGAAGACGTATGCAAGAAGTTCAAGAAACAAGATCAAACATAGCGAAGTACCAACAAACTGCATTACAGACACTTCAGAAAAAAGAGCAAGAACTTCTTAAGCCTGTATACGAAAAAGCAAGAGTAACGATTCAAAAAGTAGCAAGAGAAAAAGGATTTGATTACGTACTTGATTCTACAACTGGAGCTGCAGGAGTTATCATGGCAGATGGTTATGACTTAATGCAAGACGTGAAAACTTCTTTAGGAATATAA